GGCGTAGATCTCCAGTTAATTACTGTCCTTGATTTTGAAAGCCAAGCTACCTTTATCGATAACTACTGCACAACAAATGGTGACTTTACCGTAGTTGCTAATGGCGAAGTTGAATATAATGAACAGCGACGCGATAAGTCGCTTGCTAAGAAAGGAATTGACCTGCGTTTGTTTGAGTCTGATGTCGTTGTTCCAAAGGGCAAAGTACTTAACCAATCAGGCCATATGTTTAAGGTATTCACGCCATTTAAACGTGCCTGGTTGAAATACGTACGAGAAAATGGGTTCGATTATGAAGGGAAAATAGTTGATGATAACCAGTTGCAGTTAAGCAATGAAAGGTCTTTGAGGAAAAGCAAATCATCGGTGGACAGTAAAAGAGCTAACTATAGTTTGTCGGAAGCTTGGCCATTGTCTACGGTATTCGAACGCGATGTTCTTCCACTATTCTATCAACAAAAACTGCATGATTATCACAAGAATCGAGACATTCCATCCATTAAGGGAACTTCAGGCCTGTCACCTTATTTAGCCGCTGGTGTTATAAGCCCACGTGCTGTATTAATGACATTATTAACACAATTTCCAGACATACTTTTAGCGACAGACAGCGCAGAATTTTCTTGGTTGAATGAACTTATCTGGCGTGAGTTTTATCGTCATTTACTGTTCCATGAACAACGTTTATGCAAGCACCAGTGTTTTAATGAAAAATATCAATCCTTTACGTGGCCTGCCCAGCAAAATGCTTTTGACGCATGGTGTGCGGGAAAAACAGGTTACCCAATTGTTGATGCAGCGATGAGGCAACTTAATCAAACGGGCTGGATGCATAATCGACTCAGAATGGTGGTGGCGAGCTTTTTAACCAAACATCTGTTGATAGATTGGCGCCAAGGCGAGAGATATTTCATGAAACACCTTATCGATGGAGATTTAGCTTCAAATAATGGTGGGTGGCAGTGGGCTGCTAGTACGGGGTGTGATGCTCAACCTTATTTTAGAATATTTAACCCAATTCGCCAAAGTGAACGTTTTGATCCAAATGGGAAATTCATACGTAAATATATACCAGAGCTAAATGATATCCCTGATAAAAAAATTCATTTTCCTCATCAGTATATTAACGAAAACAAAATCAATACCTACTGGCCGGCAATAGTTGAACACAAAGAAGCAAGGATAAAAGCGCTTGCGTTCTATAAAGTTTAATTGCTCAGCCCGTTACAACTTAATTGGTAGCTTTTAATTGAAAAATCACACTGAAAAGCAATCAAAAATACTCATACCCTTATGGTAACTATCATGGAACAACACGCAGTAAAAGATAATGACATAATTCCATCAAACGAGCCTTATTGGTTGAGGATTTTCGTCAATACTTATCAAGAGCTTTCTACAGACAACCTCGACTTGTTGGAAGAAATTTATCATAGCGATGTCACGTTTGTTGATCCCATTCATCAAATCCATGGTTTTGATAATTTATATGTCTATTTTGAAAAGCTCTATGAAAATCTTTCTTCATGTCATTTCACCATAGATAACATGATATTCGATAATGAGCAGGCATCGATTTATTGGACAATGGTTTATGAACATTCAACCCTGAATCATGGGAGAAAAGTCACCATTAATGGTTGTACACATATTAAAGGCAGCGAAGGTAAAGTGTTTTATCACCGTGACTATCTTGATTTGGGCGCAATGATCTATGAACAACTCCCGATTCTCGGCCGAGTAGTGAAGTGGATAAAAAAGAAGGCTGCACAATAATGGCATCGGTAACTGTGCTAATAACGGGAGCTACTTCAGGTATTGGGCTGTCTTTATTTGAAGAATATGTTAATGCAGGACATCAAGTTATAGCGTGTGGTAGAAACAAAGAGAAGTTATCTACATTAAGTCAACGTGGGGCACAGGTATGTGCCTTTGATGTAACTGTTCCACAATCCATTAAGCAAAATACTGAATCGATAGGTGAGTTAGATTTACTCATTCTTAACGCTGGTGATTGTATATATATAGACGATGTAATGAAATTCGACGGCCAATCTTTTGCTAATGTTATTGGCACTAATCTCACGTCTATCGGTTGGCTTTTGCAATACTTGTTGCCCAAAGTAAAACGAGGGGGACAAGTTGTTCTGGTGAGTTCAAGTGCAACTATCTTACCGTTTCCTCGCAGTGAAGCTTATGGCGCCTCGAAAGCCGGGCTGGATTATTTGGCAAACAGCTTGCGACTCGATATAGCAAAGTATGGAATCGATGTGACTTTAGTTCACCCAGGGTTTGTTAAAACGCCTCTTACCGATAAGAATGATTTTCCTATGCCATTCTTGTTAACGAGTGAACAAGCGGCTAAACGCATGTTCAAAGGCATTCAATCTCGTAAAAAATATCTACATTTTCCTAAGCGGTTAACATTGCTACTGAAGTTGTTCTCCTATTTGCCCGCAGTTGTTTGGCAGTCGATCATTTTAAGGAATCATACTACATGAAAAATATAGCAATTATCGGCTCAGGCATATCAGGCCTAACAACGGCTTACTTATTGTCTAAAAAGTATAAAGTGACTGTGTATGAAAAGAATGATCGAATTGGTGGTCACACGGCCACCGTAGATGTCAATGTTGATGGTAAAGATTATGCAATCGACACAGGTTTTATTGTATTTAATAATAAAACCTATCCTAATTACTTAGCACTACTATCCGAGCTAGGCGTAGGTAGACAAGCAACAGAGATGAGCTTTTCTGTCCATAACTGTATAACTGGTTTGGAGTATAACGGACATAACCTGAATACATTATTTGCTCAAAGACGAAATATTTTTAGACCCAAATTCTGGATGTTGGTCAAAGAAATACTGCGTTTCAATAAGTTATGTAAAACGGTGTTTGAAAGACAAGATTATTATGACGGATACACTTTAGGACAATTTTTAAAAGACAATGGCTTTGGTTCGTTTTTTGCGGATCACTATATTCTGCCAATGGGCGCTGCTATATGGTCCAGTTCTTTAGCGCAAATGGAATTATTTGAGTTACGATTTTTTGTGCAATTCTTTCACCATCATGGCCTGTTAAATATTGCCGACCGCCCGCAATGGTATGTTATCCCAGAAGGTTCTAGGAACTATTTACCACCGTTAACTAAATCATTTGCGAATCAAATTAAACTAAATTCTCGTATTTCAGGCATATCTAGAAGTGACGAAAAGGTAATCATTCATATGGAAGATGGCGATGCTGAAACGTATGATGAGGTGGTTATTGCCTGCCATTCAGATGAAGCATTAGCTCTTTTACTCGATCCAAGTGATGCTGAACGCTCTGTGCTTTCGGCCATGCCTTACAGTGAAAATTCAGTTATTTTACATACTGATGAGCGGTTATTGCCTAATAGAAAGAACGCTTGGGCGAGCTGGAACTATCAACTCAGTGATGATCGAGATAAAGCCGCCAGTGTGACCTACAACATGAATATTTTACAAGGTATAGAAAGCGAACATACTTTCTGCGTCACGTTAAACCAAAAAGCTGATATTGATCCTAATAAAATACTACGGGAGTTCACCTATCATCATCCTACATTTTCTAGTGCCTCAATTAACGCTCAGAAGCAAAGGCATTTAATATGTGGCTTAAAGCATACGCATTTCGCTGGTGCCTACTGGCATAGCGGATTTCACGAAGATGGTGTGAGAAGCGGTGTTGAAGTTGCTCAACGCTTTCATTGCTATTTAAAAGAGTTTGAACCTAAAAGCTAATGAATACACCTTTTTCAAAGAGCTACATTTATGTAGGACAAATCAATCATCGACGTTTTAGTCCTAAAAAGCATTGCTTTAGCTATTCATTGTACATGCTTGCTCTGAATGTATCTGATGTTGAGAAAAATACGACATCACAGGGCATATTTGGTTTTTCTTGGTATCACCCATTACGATTTGTTGAAAAAGATTACTTACGAGGTGAACCACAAACACTATCTCAACGTATAACCAGTAAAGTAGCCGAATTGCAGGGACATGCGGATATTTCAAGTATTGTGATGTTAGTGCAAGTCCGATGTTTCGGCGTTTATTTCAGTCCTGCTAATTTCTACTTTTGCTATGACAGTAGAGGGCAATGTACTCAAATGCTTGCAGAAGTCAGTAATACGCCGTGGAACGAACGACATTATTATTGGGTTGATTTACAAACGACAGATGACAAGGTCACTAAAAAAGCGTTTCAAGTCTCTCCATTTATGGATTTAGACATGAGCTACTTTTGGCAGGTGACGCCGCCGTCGAAAGACAGCGATAAGTTATTGGTCAAAATTGAAAATAAAAGAACAAATTCACAAGGCCAACCGTTAGAAAAATTATTTGACGCCAGCTTAGTGATGCATAAACAAGAGTTCTCAAGCCATAGCCTTTTTAAGGTTTGGTGCCAGTTACCAATAATGACAGTTAAGGTAGTAGCCACTATTTATTGGCAAGCAATGAAGCTATTAGTGAAGCGTATACCGTTTATTGGTTATCAAAAATAACGCTTGTAAAGCGAAGTCACACGAAATACATATTGGGGCGTAAGAATGGAACAAGTTGAAATGGTAAACACGTTACAGTCAGCTAGTTGGATAGACAAACGTTGTCGTAACATAGTTCACACTGTTTTCTCAAAACTCACTTATGGGCAGCTAGAAATTGTAGAAAAGGAGACTAAATATACTTTTCCGAAATGCTCTAGTGATACAAGTATTACAGGCAAAATATGTGTTCATGATATGAGTGTTTATAGAGACTTTGTTAAAGGCGGCAGTATTGGTGCTGCAGAAGCATTCATTGCGGGTAAGTGGAGTAGCCCAAATTTAACTAACGTCATACGAATATTTGCTAAAGCGCAACAACAAACCGATAGTTTAGAACAAAATAAATCATGGTTTACTAAACTGAAAAATTCATTTTCTCATTGGCAAAATAGAAACAGCCAGTCGGGTTCAAAGCGAAACATTCTTGCACATTACGACCTAGGCAACGAGCTTTACACACGATTTTTAGATCCTACCATGATGTATTCATCTGCGGTTTATCCGTCATCAGAAGCAACACTGCATGAAGCACAACTGTACAAACTAAAAACCATTTGTGACAAGCTTGAATTGACCGAGAACGACCACCTATTAGAAATTGGAACTGGGTGGGGAGGTTTGGCTATATACGCTGCTCGACATTATGGATGCCGTGTCACCACAACGACGATTTCTGACGCGCAATATGCATATGCGCAAAAACGTATTGAAGAAGTAGGGTTAAGTGAACAAATCACACTATTGAAAGACGACTACCGAGATTTAGCTGGTAGCTACGACAAAGTTGTTTCTATTGAAATGATTGAAGCCGTTGGATTTCAGTATTTACCAAGTTTTTTTAAGCAATGTAATGATCGCCTTAAATACGGTGGAAAGTTATTAATTCAATCCATTACTATTGCTGATCAGCGCTTTGACTATTACAAGAATAACGTGGATTTTATTCAGCGTTATATTTTTCCTGGAGGGTTTTTACCTTCCGTTAATGTCTTGTCAGAGCACTTAACAAAAAACAGCAGTTTAGTGTTTGAATCTCTCGATGACATCGGTTTAGATTACGCAAGAACCTTGAGCGATTGGAGAGATAACTTTTTGTCTTCGTGGGCTGAACTAAAAACATTGGGGTACGATGACACTTTCAAGCGTTTATGGTTATATTATTTTGCGTATTGCGAAGGTGCATTTTTAGAACGCTCGACTAGCACAATTCAGCTCATTGCTAGAAAGTAAAAGGAGTCAATAACTAACCGCTCTGTGGTTACGCGTAACCTAATGATTCCATCTTATCTAATTGTATTTATTGATTAATGTTGATTTGATTTTAACATTTCTTCTATGGCGGCTAACCGTTTCGCCTTATCTTTTAACTGATGCCTTACTAGTCAGCCTTAAACTCTTTACGATGTTGTTTCTAGTGCTTAAAGGCTTTGGAAGTTGCCGAACCCTAGGTTAGACAGCATAGGGTATACAAACAAAAATTATATCCTGTAAATTACTTAATGAGGCACAACAAAAAATTAACCTATTGCTGCAGCGGTTTATGAAGGAAACGTTATCAGTATGTTTGGAACGTTATATAAAAATACATTGATAACAGAAAATGAAGTGAAAAAGCTGCAAGAGCAGCTCACTTGCTCAAAGCCTGCAAAGCTGTATTTAGAATAAATATTAGTGAAAGCTGAGTCATAACTTATCCATTTTGAGTTATTTTTCATCAAACAGTAAAAAAAGTGAAATTTATCTCAATTATCCCTTTACAAATAAATCTACAGTCATTAATATTCGCCTCGTTCTGAAGCAGCAATGCTCGCTTTAGAGTTCAGGTGAGATGGCTGAGTGGTCGAAAGCACCGGTCTTGAAAACCGGCAAGGGTTTGTAGCCCTTCTAGAGTTCAAATCTCTATCTCACCGCCATATTTAGAAAAACCGCTAATCGAAAGATTAGCGGTTTTTTGCTTTTAAACGCATTAAAAATGCTGATGAGTTTAAAGCTTTATAAGTTAAATACTTACATACAAAATACTTTTTTTAGATCGCGATACAGCCGTACTAACAATTGAGTAACGCTACGCTTTAAACCTGAATACAAAGCGATCGGTTTTGCCTCTTACAGACGGTTCAAAAACCATTTTACTGTAATCGTCATTAGGGTTTCTTAAAAAGGCGGCTTCTGCATCTAATACAAAGCCAGCTTCTTTAAAGTCGTCACGAACATCTTGATGATGTATACGGTGTAAATCTTTGTTGTGTACCGTAGTGCCTGACTCCATATCTATCAAACCTAAAATGCCACCGGGTTTTAGGGTAGCTTTTAAGGTCTTTAATATTTCTATGCGTTTCTCTTTTGAAAAGTTGGAGTAAAAATCATGGTAGTTCAATACGATGGTAACAACGTCAATTTCGTTTTTAAGGTCAATGTCGTCAAATTCACTCTTGTAGTGAGTAACGTTGCTTAAACGATTGTTCGCTGTGCGCTCGGCAAACTCTTTGGCAAATCGGCCATTTAATACTTCAAGAATGAATTTATTATTTTGCGCATACACTTTGCCTGACCCGCCCACACGGTGAGAAAGTACCTCGGTGTAGTAACCGCCACTTGCCAGGACTTCTAATACCTTCATGCCGGGCTTTACACCAAAAAACTTCATCACTTTGCTAGGCTTTCTATTTTCATCTCTAGCTTTGTCAGCATCGGCACGTTCGCTCGATTGCATTGCTGCCATAAATTGCTTATCAGCTGGCGTACCTGCTTGTACGATGGCAGAGGACAAAATGCTCATTAATCCTAGTGCGATCAAAGGTGTAGATATTATCTTGTTCATATGCTTGTTACCTTTTTAATTTAAGTTAACTTCTATGTTGGTTAGTGGTTTTCGTTAAGTACATTCATTGGCGTTGTAGTATTTCGTTGATGCGCTGCTGAATTCGTTAGGGTTCTATTTTTGTATAGGAATAGCAAGACCAGCAAGCCACTAACGATATGCCCAATTAATATGCCTTGGTAAAAATTATCGTTGATACTGACAGCGGCATTGATCACATGGCCGTATTCTATACCTTGATAAAAGTCTTCTTGCAGCGCTAATTGGGAGCCAACGTAAGCAAAAAGTAGCAATAGTACAATTCTATGTAATACGCCTAACACCAGCGCTTGCATGGTTTTGCCTTTTGCGTTTAGGCACGATTGGTAAACCATGATGCAGCCCACTGATAGGTAGCCCCATGACACCCAGATGAAATATCGACTGATGTAAGTGACAACCGTATCTTGTTTACATACAAAATGGGAAAGGGAAGGGATATAAAAATACAACAGTGCGGCGATAATAAATTGGATTAAAATAATAAAAGAAAACGTGATCAAATACGCTTGTACAACGCGTTGCTTATTACCTACCCAGTAATTACTCCCAATGATCGCCGGTATCGATGTGGTAAGCACCATCGGAATTAATAGAAACAGTGACTCCATTCTTAAAATAAATGCAAAGGCAGCAACATACGCGTAGTCAATACTCGCGGCAATAATGGTTAGTAGTGAAATACTAACAGGCGTTATAAGTTGCTGTAGCAAAACAACGATAACGTCTTTTTTTGGCGTCTTTAGTTGTGACTTCATTACGTTAACGCGAGGAAAAACCAACTTCAATTTTTTAGCTAAAATGGCAACAGACAGTAACGCGAACAGTAAATCACTAGTTACATGTACATAGCTTAGTGCCTTAATTGCTACAATAGAGAACTCACTTGAGGGTAACAGCAATAACGACGCTAAGATGCTTTTTATGGTTAACCAACTCAGCATTAAGTTACTTGCCAGTACGCCGTGGCCAAGCGCTCTCAATATGGCGTTAACTTGCCATATTAGGGCTAAAAATATCCAGCCGAAATATCGCGCGGCCATATATTGATTTTGCTGACTGACTAATGCGAGCTTTTCATTGGATAAATTTGTTTGCGCCCATGATTCACTTCCCATCAATGCAAGTAGTTGTGCATTACTTGCGTAAGCAAATAATGCTAAAAATCCAACGATCAGCACGGACATAAGTAATGACGTGGTAATGACGTTATTTACGTTTGACCTTTCTAAACAGCCCGACTTAACCACTTTATTGTTGGTTCTTATACTTAGCCCTATAGCTATGGCTGTCATTGCGGTTGTTAAAGGTATGGTAAAGCCAAGCGCGGCTAGGGTGTTTACACCGCTCAAGGCAAGTAAACTGGACTCAAAAAGGTCATAACAGAGCAAGGCAAGAATTGCGCCTAACATTGGAAGGCTTGTTTTCCATATCAGATGACTGAGTTTATTTTTGTTGAAGCAAAAGTTTTCTGGGTATTCCATTTCTTTTTGTTAGCTATTACTTTTGACGATAGTAGAAAGATAACCTATCACCACTATTTATTTCAGCGTGGAATGTAACATTTCATTTAAATATGTATTAACGTAAACATAACGTGAGCTTTGGATTACGTATTTAAGACATGAGCTTAATAGCTAAGGCGATAAGGTGAGGGTGTTAGCTCTTATATAATTAACGGGGAAGATACGAATAGGCTAACTTATAGTCTACAATTTTTATGTAATACTATATTATAAATTGATTTCCTTTATACCGTGTCTTAAGTTAAGTTTAACTCGTTTGAGGTTGGTAATTATAATACTTTCTTATAAGGGCATAAAAAGTGGAAAAACATCGGCTGAGTTTTGCCAAAATAAATATTTTAAATGATCGTATTGCAGAAGTTGTTTTTGATAAGGGTGTTAATGTTTCAATCGAAATGATGGAAAATATTGAAACCTTTGTGTGCGATAAGTTTGACCAAGATTTTGGGGTTTTGGTGAACAAACTATTTCCTTTTTCTTACACGCTTGAAGCTAAGTTAAATTTAGGCTCTATGGAGAAAATGAAGGCAATAGCATCGGTTAATTACAATGAGAATTCGTCAGCAATAACGCAAAGTATCATAGACATTCGCGCTACGGATCAACTCAATATTAAATCATTTAATGGTTTAGACCTTGGCTGGCAAGAAGCACACGATTGGTTAATTCAACAATTAACCTAATGTTGGTATCGTATTTATAGGGCGTATTACTCCAACACAAACATATTTACTTGCAAATGTAGGTCGTTATTTTGAGTTAAAATTAGTAGATTCACGTTTCACAAGCCTTGGAATATACTTGCAGTTGACCTTAGGTAGTTCCTTTTCTCGCTGTTGAGTTAGTTCAATAGCAATTGTCGCTGCTTGAATTGCCATTTCTTCAACAGGGTAGTTTAATGTGCTCAATTTAGGTCGTGAATACCTTGATAGTAAAACATCATCAAAACCAATAACTGAAATATCTGAAGGCACTTTAAAACCATTATCTTCTAATGTTGAAATAGCGCCAATAGCCATAGCGTCATTGTACACAAACAACGCAGAAAATCTTTTTCCTGAGGACAGTAGTTTCTGTGTGGCAAGTTCTCCCCCCTGCAGCGTGGGCTCTCCATATTCAACTAACTCTGCATCTAGTTCAACACCAGCAGCTGTTAACTCACTTTGAAAACC
This window of the Thalassotalea atypica genome carries:
- a CDS encoding MATE family efflux transporter; its protein translation is MLGAILALLCYDLFESSLLALSGVNTLAALGFTIPLTTAMTAIAIGLSIRTNNKVVKSGCLERSNVNNVITTSLLMSVLIVGFLALFAYASNAQLLALMGSESWAQTNLSNEKLALVSQQNQYMAARYFGWIFLALIWQVNAILRALGHGVLASNLMLSWLTIKSILASLLLLPSSEFSIVAIKALSYVHVTSDLLFALLSVAILAKKLKLVFPRVNVMKSQLKTPKKDVIVVLLQQLITPVSISLLTIIAASIDYAYVAAFAFILRMESLFLLIPMVLTTSIPAIIGSNYWVGNKQRVVQAYLITFSFIILIQFIIAALLYFYIPSLSHFVCKQDTVVTYISRYFIWVSWGYLSVGCIMVYQSCLNAKGKTMQALVLGVLHRIVLLLLFAYVGSQLALQEDFYQGIEYGHVINAAVSINDNFYQGILIGHIVSGLLVLLFLYKNRTLTNSAAHQRNTTTPMNVLNENH
- a CDS encoding NAD(P)/FAD-dependent oxidoreductase; this translates as MKNIAIIGSGISGLTTAYLLSKKYKVTVYEKNDRIGGHTATVDVNVDGKDYAIDTGFIVFNNKTYPNYLALLSELGVGRQATEMSFSVHNCITGLEYNGHNLNTLFAQRRNIFRPKFWMLVKEILRFNKLCKTVFERQDYYDGYTLGQFLKDNGFGSFFADHYILPMGAAIWSSSLAQMELFELRFFVQFFHHHGLLNIADRPQWYVIPEGSRNYLPPLTKSFANQIKLNSRISGISRSDEKVIIHMEDGDAETYDEVVIACHSDEALALLLDPSDAERSVLSAMPYSENSVILHTDERLLPNRKNAWASWNYQLSDDRDKAASVTYNMNILQGIESEHTFCVTLNQKADIDPNKILREFTYHHPTFSSASINAQKQRHLICGLKHTHFAGAYWHSGFHEDGVRSGVEVAQRFHCYLKEFEPKS
- a CDS encoding DUF1365 domain-containing protein, coding for MNTPFSKSYIYVGQINHRRFSPKKHCFSYSLYMLALNVSDVEKNTTSQGIFGFSWYHPLRFVEKDYLRGEPQTLSQRITSKVAELQGHADISSIVMLVQVRCFGVYFSPANFYFCYDSRGQCTQMLAEVSNTPWNERHYYWVDLQTTDDKVTKKAFQVSPFMDLDMSYFWQVTPPSKDSDKLLVKIENKRTNSQGQPLEKLFDASLVMHKQEFSSHSLFKVWCQLPIMTVKVVATIYWQAMKLLVKRIPFIGYQK
- a CDS encoding SAM-dependent methyltransferase, producing MEQVEMVNTLQSASWIDKRCRNIVHTVFSKLTYGQLEIVEKETKYTFPKCSSDTSITGKICVHDMSVYRDFVKGGSIGAAEAFIAGKWSSPNLTNVIRIFAKAQQQTDSLEQNKSWFTKLKNSFSHWQNRNSQSGSKRNILAHYDLGNELYTRFLDPTMMYSSAVYPSSEATLHEAQLYKLKTICDKLELTENDHLLEIGTGWGGLAIYAARHYGCRVTTTTISDAQYAYAQKRIEEVGLSEQITLLKDDYRDLAGSYDKVVSIEMIEAVGFQYLPSFFKQCNDRLKYGGKLLIQSITIADQRFDYYKNNVDFIQRYIFPGGFLPSVNVLSEHLTKNSSLVFESLDDIGLDYARTLSDWRDNFLSSWAELKTLGYDDTFKRLWLYYFAYCEGAFLERSTSTIQLIARK
- a CDS encoding cryptochrome/photolyase family protein, with the translated sequence MIFWFRNDLRTHDNPALRYFIDQTVDCTERKAFFFITEKQWDEHDWAPIKIDFIKRHAAALVIELKALGVDLQLITVLDFESQATFIDNYCTTNGDFTVVANGEVEYNEQRRDKSLAKKGIDLRLFESDVVVPKGKVLNQSGHMFKVFTPFKRAWLKYVRENGFDYEGKIVDDNQLQLSNERSLRKSKSSVDSKRANYSLSEAWPLSTVFERDVLPLFYQQKLHDYHKNRDIPSIKGTSGLSPYLAAGVISPRAVLMTLLTQFPDILLATDSAEFSWLNELIWREFYRHLLFHEQRLCKHQCFNEKYQSFTWPAQQNAFDAWCAGKTGYPIVDAAMRQLNQTGWMHNRLRMVVASFLTKHLLIDWRQGERYFMKHLIDGDLASNNGGWQWAASTGCDAQPYFRIFNPIRQSERFDPNGKFIRKYIPELNDIPDKKIHFPHQYINENKINTYWPAIVEHKEARIKALAFYKV
- a CDS encoding SDR family NAD(P)-dependent oxidoreductase, which produces MASVTVLITGATSGIGLSLFEEYVNAGHQVIACGRNKEKLSTLSQRGAQVCAFDVTVPQSIKQNTESIGELDLLILNAGDCIYIDDVMKFDGQSFANVIGTNLTSIGWLLQYLLPKVKRGGQVVLVSSSATILPFPRSEAYGASKAGLDYLANSLRLDIAKYGIDVTLVHPGFVKTPLTDKNDFPMPFLLTSEQAAKRMFKGIQSRKKYLHFPKRLTLLLKLFSYLPAVVWQSIILRNHTT
- a CDS encoding class I SAM-dependent methyltransferase; translation: MNKIISTPLIALGLMSILSSAIVQAGTPADKQFMAAMQSSERADADKARDENRKPSKVMKFFGVKPGMKVLEVLASGGYYTEVLSHRVGGSGKVYAQNNKFILEVLNGRFAKEFAERTANNRLSNVTHYKSEFDDIDLKNEIDVVTIVLNYHDFYSNFSKEKRIEILKTLKATLKPGGILGLIDMESGTTVHNKDLHRIHHQDVRDDFKEAGFVLDAEAAFLRNPNDDYSKMVFEPSVRGKTDRFVFRFKA
- a CDS encoding nuclear transport factor 2 family protein, with translation MEQHAVKDNDIIPSNEPYWLRIFVNTYQELSTDNLDLLEEIYHSDVTFVDPIHQIHGFDNLYVYFEKLYENLSSCHFTIDNMIFDNEQASIYWTMVYEHSTLNHGRKVTINGCTHIKGSEGKVFYHRDYLDLGAMIYEQLPILGRVVKWIKKKAAQ